The Lancefieldella sp. Marseille-Q7238 genomic interval ATCGCTACGGATACACAGCCTCTTTGGCAGCAGCTTCTCATCTATCTGCCGGCCTATCTGGTCGCCGGTTATGACGTTGTGCTTGAGGCGTTTGAGAGCATTGCGGAAGGCGACGCGTTCAGCGAAGACCTGCTGATGAGCATTGCTACCATCGGCGCGCTCGTTATCGGCTTTGTGTCCAATGGTACCCCGATGTTTCCCGAGGCTGTCTTTGTCATGCTGTTTTTCCAGGTGGGAGAGCTGTTTGAGGACATGGCAGAAGACAACAGCCGTCGATCCATTGCCAAGATGATGGATATTCGGCCTGATACCGCAACGGTCATTCGAGACGGCAAAGAGCTCACAGTTAATCCCGCGGAGCTCGAGCTGGACGAGATTATCGTCATCAAGGCGGGGGACCGGGTACCGGTTGATGCTGAAATTGTTGAAGGATCAACCAGCCTTGATACTGTTGCTCTGACAGGGGAGAGCGTCCCGCGTACCGCAGGCGTTGGCGACGCTGTTATTTCTGGATGCGTCAATCTATCCGGCGTGGTGTGCGCTCGCGTGACGCATCTGCTGAGTGAATCCACGGCAACGCGCATTATCAATCTTGTTGAAAACGCCAACGAGAACAAGTCGAGAAGTGAAAGCTTTATCAGAAAATTTGCTCGTATATACACGCCTATCGTAGTATTTTCCGCCATTGCACTGGCGTTTCTTCCGCCGCTTGTGACTGGTAATTTCTACAATAACTTTGCTACATGGCTGGTGCATGCGCTGACATTTCTCATTGTTTCGTGCCCCTGCGCGCTGGTGGTGTCTGTTCCTCTGACATTTTTTGGCGGCATCGGCGCAGCCTCCAAGCAGGGCGTGCTCATCAAAGGTTCCAACTATATCGACACGCTTGCCGCGCTTAAGACCGTCACGTTTGACAAAACAGGCACGCTTACTGAAGGTGTCTTTAAGGTCATGGCAGTTCATCCGGATTCTATCGATGAGACGGCTCTTTTGCACCTGGCCGCCCATGTTGAGCGACATTCTACGCATCCTATCGCCGCTGCTCTGCGCGCTGCCTATCCCAATGAAGACGATGATTGCAAAGTCTCTGAAGCCACTGAAATTGCTGGCAGGGGAGTGACGGCGCAGGTCAACGACACAACGGTAGCGGTGGGCAACTGCGCACTCATGCAGGACGTGGGCGCGGTAACGCACGAATGCTCTCATCGCGACATCGGCACCGTCATTCATGTGGCGGTCGATGGTGAATATATGGGTCACATCGTTATTTCCGACCGAGAAAAAGAGGACGCGCGGGCTTCTGTTGCCACTATCAAGCAGGCAGGCGTTTCTCGTGTCGTCATGCTGACGGGCGACAGAGAGGAAGTTGCCGCTGATATGGCGCAGCGCCTTGGTATTGACGAGTATCGCTCTGAGCTTTTGCCGCAGGATAAGGTGGCTGCGGTTGAGACGCTTCTTGCCGAGAAGCCCGCCGGCTCCACGCTGGCGTTTGTCGGTGACGGCATCAATGACGCTCCCGTACTTGCTCGCGCCGACGTGGGTGTCGCCATGGGTGTCTTGGGGTCCGACGCCGCCATAGAGGCTGCTGATGTCGTGCTTATGGACGACTCGCTCGGAAAAGTCGCGACGGCTATTCGGCTTGCGCGAAAGACACTTGCCATTGCCCGCCAAAACATCGTCTTTGCCATTGGCGTGAAAGTGGCGATTCTCGTGCTTGCGGCATTTGGTTTGGCTCCGATGTGGCTGGCGGTTTTTGGCGATACGGGCGTGCTCATCCTCGCGGTACTCAACGCTTCAAGGGCGCTTCGCATCAAATAAGCTGTTCCAGTGGCCGCGCATCGGGGCGTATCAGGCAAGTTGCGCGAGGCACAGTAGGCGCGCGGCTTGTAGCCGCTCGAAGTGCGACTAGTTGCACATTCGGTTGCACTGCTAGTTATGGCTCTTGCGGCACGTTTCGCCAGTGACGATGACCCTTTTTATGCTTGCGGTTGATCATATTCTGGATGGTGCTCTCCATGCCGTGCGGCAGGTATGAGAGCGATTCAAGATCTTCCGGCAGATAGTCTACAAGGCTGTCATGTTCGGTGGGCAAGAAATGCTCAGGGGCCTCTCCCGGTGTAATGCAAAATCCCAGCACCTTAGCGCCCTGAGCACCCAGTCGCCTCTCGTATTCTGAAGGGATATCGTCGGAGAATGCTTCCTGGACATCGCGCGTTTGCCACAAAAACCTGTACCCCGCTGCTTCCACCTGTTCGAGTGAGAAATCGTAGAGCGGCTGACTGTCAGTTTTAAGCCGTACGATGCCGCCTTTTACCAGTACGTTTCTATACTGCATGAGGCGCTCGGAATTGGTAACACGCAGATGTGCCTGACGTTTGCGCGGAAATGGCGTGGGAAAGTTGATGTAGATGGCGTCAACTTCGGCGGGTGCAAAATAGGCGTCCAACTTCATGCCGGTTCCGGGGACCACCACCGCATTTGTAAGTCCTGTCTCGTCTATGTGGCCGGCGGCATATACGACACATATGGGTTCGGTATCGATAGCGACAAAGAGCGCATCGGGATGAGCCTTGGCCATGGCGCAGGTAAACAGTCCTTTTCCACAGCCTAAGTCAATGCAGACACGGGAGAAGGGCGCCGCGCCCACAGGCGCGCACGCTTCGGCCCAATGACCTCGCAGAGATTCAGGGTTCTTCTCGATAACGTCGGCGTAGCGTTCAAGACGCTCTTCAAGGTCAAAGGTTTTTGGCAGGCGGGCGTGCAATCCGTGCATAGAGATCCTAAAGCAGCTGATCGAGCGTGTTGCCATAGGGCGGCAAGAATTCGGTCAGGAAGTCTTGCACCTCAGGCAGCTCCCGTGCCATGTTCTCAACGATGGTGCGCGTAGAAGCCTTGGCGGTTGCGAATTCAGCGTTGCCCGCCTGCGCCTCATCGATGCACTTGATGAGGGCAGAGAGTTTGTCCGCCGCCTTGATAAGTTTCAGCAGGTAGGCCTCATCGGCGTCCGCGGGCTGTTGTTGGCTGAGGATCTTCTGATACACGGGGCGCAAATCGTCGGGAAGCGTACTCAAAAGCGTTTTTTGCGCGGTATCTTCTACGCGATGATACGCGTCACGAATCTCCGCATTGGCATACTTGACTGGCGTTGGCATATCGCCCGTGATAATTTCGGAGGCGTCATGGTAGAGACCGATAAGTGCCGCGCGGTCCGCATCCAAGTGCCTGCCGTAACGGACATTTCCCAATGTAGCAAGACAATGGGCAATGAGAGCCACGTCAAGCGCATGCTCCGAAAGGTTTTCGGGGCGAGAATTGCGCATGAGTGCCCATCGCTCGATGTAGCGCATGCGAGAGATAATCGCAAAGAAACTCGATGTCTGCACGATTACAAGCCCCTAGTCCTCGTCGGAAATGAACTGCAGCGCCGACATGAGCGAAGGCACAACCTGCTTTTTGCGGCTGACGACGCCCGGCAGAACCGCAATGCCGCCATCGGGTGTTACGTTAAAGGCGCGTTCAAGCACTTCTTCGGCGCCGGCGCCGTAATAGAGCATCTCCGTGACCTGGCTTTTAACATCGGTGAACATGTAAAAAATCATGGGCAGCTCTTCGGCTTCTGCAGCGGTCTTGAGGAAGGGACCAACCAGCGCTTCTGCGGCTTTCCGGCTATTCTCGGTCATGAACGAGCCCTGTCCAACGCCAAACTTGGCGTTGCCGCGGCTGAAGACCTTGTAATCACTGTGGAAGACTTCCTCCGCGGTGCGACCCGTAAGATCTGCGCCCGCGTCAAACATCTTCTCGGAATAGCTCTCAATGTCCTCACCGCAGATGCCAGCGAGCGCCTTGCCCGCGTTGACATCAATCGGCGTGCAAGTGGGCGAGCGGAACGCCAGCGTGTCGGAAAGAATTGCTGAGAGCATGAGACCGGCGATATTCTTGGGAATCTCAACGCCGTATTCACGGTAGAGTCCATAGAGGATAGTGCAGGTGCAACCTACAGGGACGTTACGGAATGTGATGGGATTGGTGGTCTCAACCGAACCAATGCGGTGGTGGTCAACAATCTCCATGATTTCGGCCTGGTCAAGTCCGTTGACCGCCTGAGTGCGCTCATTGTGGTCTACCAGAATAACGTGCTTTTTACGCACTTTCAAAAGACCCGGCGAGCTGATAAGACCAGCGTAGGCGCCGTTTTCATCCAAGACGGGGAAGAAACGGTGGCGAGACTTCGCCATTGCCTTGCGAGCGTCATCGATAGAGGTGTTGACACTGAACTTGAGGATGTCATTAGTGAGCATCTTGGACTTTACCGGTACGGCCATAGTCAGTAGCCGAGCGACTTCAAACGTGTCGCGCGGCGTGGTAATGACGGCGCATCCCGCTTGCTGGGCTGCAGCAATGACGTCATTATCAACCTTACCATCGCACGATACAATCAGACAGGACGCGCCCTGTTTGATTGCAAGAAGTTGGTTTTCGTGATTTCCGGCGACTACAACAATATCGCCTTTTCCGACGATTTCCGTCATGCTGAGCGCACAGGTGCCTATGCGGATGCTGCCTTGTGAAACATAGTTGTCAGGATCTCCTACCAGCATAGACCCGCTCAAGGTAGAGATGATATTTTTGTAGCTGGTATGCGTCTCGGAAAGCATCTTCGATTCCAT includes:
- a CDS encoding heavy metal translocating P-type ATPase, whose translation is MEREAKVKLGRIIASAIMLVIAHIIATDTQPLWQQLLIYLPAYLVAGYDVVLEAFESIAEGDAFSEDLLMSIATIGALVIGFVSNGTPMFPEAVFVMLFFQVGELFEDMAEDNSRRSIAKMMDIRPDTATVIRDGKELTVNPAELELDEIIVIKAGDRVPVDAEIVEGSTSLDTVALTGESVPRTAGVGDAVISGCVNLSGVVCARVTHLLSESTATRIINLVENANENKSRSESFIRKFARIYTPIVVFSAIALAFLPPLVTGNFYNNFATWLVHALTFLIVSCPCALVVSVPLTFFGGIGAASKQGVLIKGSNYIDTLAALKTVTFDKTGTLTEGVFKVMAVHPDSIDETALLHLAAHVERHSTHPIAAALRAAYPNEDDDCKVSEATEIAGRGVTAQVNDTTVAVGNCALMQDVGAVTHECSHRDIGTVIHVAVDGEYMGHIVISDREKEDARASVATIKQAGVSRVVMLTGDREEVAADMAQRLGIDEYRSELLPQDKVAAVETLLAEKPAGSTLAFVGDGINDAPVLARADVGVAMGVLGSDAAIEAADVVLMDDSLGKVATAIRLARKTLAIARQNIVFAIGVKVAILVLAAFGLAPMWLAVFGDTGVLILAVLNASRALRIK
- a CDS encoding methyltransferase domain-containing protein, giving the protein MHGLHARLPKTFDLEERLERYADVIEKNPESLRGHWAEACAPVGAAPFSRVCIDLGCGKGLFTCAMAKAHPDALFVAIDTEPICVVYAAGHIDETGLTNAVVVPGTGMKLDAYFAPAEVDAIYINFPTPFPRKRQAHLRVTNSERLMQYRNVLVKGGIVRLKTDSQPLYDFSLEQVEAAGYRFLWQTRDVQEAFSDDIPSEYERRLGAQGAKVLGFCITPGEAPEHFLPTEHDSLVDYLPEDLESLSYLPHGMESTIQNMINRKHKKGHRHWRNVPQEP
- the yfbR gene encoding 5'-deoxynucleotidase is translated as MQTSSFFAIISRMRYIERWALMRNSRPENLSEHALDVALIAHCLATLGNVRYGRHLDADRAALIGLYHDASEIITGDMPTPVKYANAEIRDAYHRVEDTAQKTLLSTLPDDLRPVYQKILSQQQPADADEAYLLKLIKAADKLSALIKCIDEAQAGNAEFATAKASTRTIVENMARELPEVQDFLTEFLPPYGNTLDQLL
- a CDS encoding putative manganese-dependent inorganic diphosphatase, with protein sequence MPEAIRKVNVIGHLNPDTDSICAAISYAYLKNQIDSPIYEARRAGTLNRETAFVLKHFGFEEPQLITTVTPQIKDAEIQEQPKVDGNMSLYNAWNLMQDVKLDTLVVTDDANHLEGLIAVKDIANANMGLMESKMLSETHTSYKNIISTLSGSMLVGDPDNYVSQGSIRIGTCALSMTEIVGKGDIVVVAGNHENQLLAIKQGASCLIVSCDGKVDNDVIAAAQQAGCAVITTPRDTFEVARLLTMAVPVKSKMLTNDILKFSVNTSIDDARKAMAKSRHRFFPVLDENGAYAGLISSPGLLKVRKKHVILVDHNERTQAVNGLDQAEIMEIVDHHRIGSVETTNPITFRNVPVGCTCTILYGLYREYGVEIPKNIAGLMLSAILSDTLAFRSPTCTPIDVNAGKALAGICGEDIESYSEKMFDAGADLTGRTAEEVFHSDYKVFSRGNAKFGVGQGSFMTENSRKAAEALVGPFLKTAAEAEELPMIFYMFTDVKSQVTEMLYYGAGAEEVLERAFNVTPDGGIAVLPGVVSRKKQVVPSLMSALQFISDED